The genomic stretch CGCACACGTGGTTTGATTAATCCGCTCATAGATTTGTTGGCGGGTATTCCACCGGTAGTTTATGGTGTGTGGGGAATCCTTGTCATTGTGCCCATAGTAGGTGACAAACTCGCTCCCTATTTCGGCGATTTTTCTTCGGGCTATTCTTTGCTGACCGGTGGCATCGTACTATCCATTATGATTGCTCCTTTGTTAATCAGTATTTTCTCCGAAGTCTTTTATTCAGTGCCACAGGATTTAAGAAATGCTTCTTTTTCCTTAGGAGCCACCCAATGGCAAACGGTGAAGAAGGTGGTCGTTCGCAAATCGCTTCCTGGAATTTTGGCTGCCGTAGTACTGGCTATCTCTCGGGCATTTGGTGAAACCATTGCCGTCATGATGGTTTGCGGCAATACCGTCATCATCCCTCATTCCATATTTGATGCCGGTTATCCCCTGCCGGCGTTGATTGCA from Bacteroidota bacterium encodes the following:
- the pstC gene encoding phosphate ABC transporter permease subunit PstC; protein product: MESLSALLIIIALLVATGLLLKSLPILEQQSIKDLLTSSEWKPLKGQFGFFPFFMGTLWVTGIAIALSLPGCLLASIYLTEYASSRTRGLINPLIDLLAGIPPVVYGVWGILVIVPIVGDKLAPYFGDFSSGYSLLTGGIVLSIMIAPLLISIFSEVFYSVPQDLRNASFSLGATQWQTVKKVVVRKSLPGILAAVVLAISRAFGETIAVMMVCGNTVIIPHSIFDAGYPLPALIANNYGEMMSVPLYDSALMFAAFILFLVIFLFNALSRWVIAKLENRIV